The following are from one region of the Candidatus Acidiferrales bacterium genome:
- the araA gene encoding L-arabinose isomerase, translated as MIDLRKYEVWFATGSQDLYGEETLKEVAGHSREIASYLSKFPELPVKVEFKPVLTSPDSVYKLCLDVNSSPDCIGVIFWMHTFSPAKMWIAGLKVLQKPFVHLHTQFNRDLPWGEIDMDFMNLNQSAHGDREFGFICTRMGKSRKVIVGHWQDESVRKKLAVWMRAAAAKCDMQGGTIARFGDNMREVAVTEGDKVEAQMKFGYSVAGYGVGDLVDLVDQASDSEVDKLIAEYENRYKVSKVLRKGGEKHQSLREAAKIEIGLRAFLESGNFTGFTDTFEDLHGLRQLPGLAAQRLMADGYGFGAEGDWKTAALVRAAKVMSAGLKGGTSFMEDYTYHFNPGQDGMEVLGAHMLEICESIAEGKPSLEIAPLSIGGKADPPRLVFDTPVGPAINATIIDVGDRFRLIVNEVVVVPPNEPLAKLPVARAVWIPKPNLTVAAHSWILAGGAHHTAFSQSISAEYLEDFAEMFGMEYLLINDSTNISEFKKELKWNDLYYSSGQ; from the coding sequence ATGATCGATCTAAGAAAATATGAAGTTTGGTTCGCCACGGGGAGCCAGGATCTTTACGGTGAGGAGACTTTAAAAGAGGTCGCCGGGCACTCGAGAGAGATCGCAAGTTATTTGTCTAAGTTTCCTGAACTCCCTGTGAAAGTTGAATTCAAGCCCGTTTTGACTTCGCCGGATTCTGTTTACAAACTATGTTTGGATGTGAATAGTTCTCCCGATTGCATAGGAGTAATTTTTTGGATGCACACATTTTCACCTGCGAAGATGTGGATCGCGGGGTTGAAAGTCTTGCAGAAACCTTTCGTACACCTTCATACACAATTTAACCGTGACTTGCCGTGGGGTGAAATAGATATGGACTTCATGAATCTGAATCAGTCCGCTCATGGCGACCGAGAGTTTGGATTTATCTGTACCAGGATGGGCAAGAGCAGAAAAGTGATCGTGGGCCATTGGCAGGATGAATCGGTTCGTAAGAAGCTCGCGGTGTGGATGAGAGCCGCCGCCGCGAAATGTGATATGCAAGGCGGGACCATCGCGCGCTTCGGAGACAACATGCGCGAAGTCGCAGTTACCGAAGGTGACAAGGTCGAGGCCCAGATGAAGTTTGGTTATTCGGTCGCCGGATACGGCGTCGGTGACCTCGTCGATCTTGTGGATCAAGCATCTGATTCTGAGGTCGATAAGCTGATTGCGGAATACGAAAATAGGTACAAGGTATCCAAAGTGCTGCGAAAAGGCGGCGAGAAGCATCAATCGTTGAGAGAAGCAGCGAAGATCGAGATCGGGCTGAGGGCCTTTCTTGAGAGCGGAAACTTCACGGGATTTACAGATACTTTTGAAGATCTTCATGGATTGAGACAATTGCCGGGACTGGCAGCACAGCGGTTGATGGCAGACGGTTACGGCTTCGGGGCCGAGGGCGACTGGAAAACGGCAGCGTTGGTCCGTGCCGCGAAAGTAATGTCTGCCGGACTTAAAGGCGGCACATCATTCATGGAGGATTATACTTATCATTTTAATCCTGGACAAGATGGCATGGAGGTTCTCGGCGCTCACATGCTCGAGATTTGTGAATCGATCGCTGAGGGCAAACCATCTCTCGAGATTGCGCCGTTGTCTATCGGCGGTAAGGCTGATCCGCCTCGACTTGTTTTTGATACCCCTGTGGGGCCGGCGATAAATGCCACCATCATCGATGTCGGTGATCGGTTTCGGTTGATAGTGAATGAGGTGGTCGTAGTCCCGCCGAACGAGCCGCTGGCAAAATTACCCGTTGCACGCGCGGTCTGGATTCCTAAACCGAATTTGACGGTCGCTGCACACTCATGGATACTTGCTGGAGGTGCCCATCATACGGCCTTCAGCCAGAGCATTAGCGCGGAGTATCTGGAAGATTTCGCCGAGATGTTCGGAATGGAATATCTGTTAATCAACGATTCGACGAATATTTCCGAGTTCAAGAAAGAACTGAAATGGAACGATCTTTATTATTCATCCGGGCAATGA
- a CDS encoding PAS domain S-box protein, with product MLKNASFNLMLRSVRETVYLRKIGSDPSRSKISFISDNVKKLLGYKATDFAENPGLWISIIHPDDARLVEREIQNVLTKKVSSKSKKSIRLTYRIRHKKTKRYTWVEDVVTPQFDKSGRGVGIAGSLTDINGQKESESSPGKEVSSTYMFENAAFGIYRTTPDGRILYANRALVKMLGFGSLRELKERNLSEEGFEPPSTREDFLHRISSEGVVSGFEAVWKRKDGNLLFVRESAHVVHGEGGIYYEGTAEDITEVKLAQERIVRLNQILRTLSNINQLIIRNSTPEILFNEACRILVEDGKYRMAWIGVVDEGRKVVHPIAWNGIDSGALKEIMIAADGKPEKHGLIVEAIRTGLASVSNDLENESLYKLRHDEERRHGVRSAGAFPIRISGNVVGVVNVFAGSPNSFSQEEVHLLSELADDIGFALWTIEVRAREKSTYEAIKDREFWLSESQRVARIGSYVFDIKSGTYSTSPMIDEILGVDSGFKLDIDNLMSLVHPEERVQLAEYFKEVISEKKSFNLEYRIVRPSDRVERWMWCRGELMLDSAGEPASYFGTIQDITDRKRAEEAQERERILLRTLIDHLPSAVFVKDKEYRKTIVNDQHVKSVAAHLGRLGLNPEQDILGKTDFDIYPKELAEKYLEDDQKIIRDGESILNKVETGIKADGRQSWVLVSKVPLRDRNGQIEGLVGITTEITAQKEAEELQKRERILLRTLIDNLPHSVYVKDKNYHKIIANPANLAHTGLKSEAEIIGKTDFDLFPKEEAEKFFIDDQRVIRDGRPILNREEYVIDPEGKKIWLLTTKVPLRDEGGTIVGLIGIGIDITERRRVEDMLRESEERFRAIFENTAIGFYRTTPDGRVLFANPAMVKILGFRNLDELVKFNVEEEGHYQAAYPRAKFRELIEQKGFITGLESKKIRPDGSVFWVRENARVVYDTDGKVAYYEGTLEDISEHKQAEEALERERALLKTLIDNLPSSVFVKDGEYRKTVVNRAHVSRLSEDTNRPELAESEILGKTDFDLYPREEAEIYFLDDQKVLQDGQIVLDREEPRTYSDGKKRWISVSKIPIRAKAGEIVGLLGIVSDITERKLAEEERERERILLRTLIDNIPNAIFVKDKEYREVLVNRAHVLAVGSVLKNIGSTFDDDILGRTDFEVYPKEMAEKFFLEDRKVIEDGIAVMDREEFRVDKSGSKHWALVTKIPLRDEKDNINGFVGITTDITSQKTTEEALRASEAELRTLFASMKDVVLVLDSDGRYVKVAPTDPKLLYKPAAELIGKTLHEIFSKEQADEFLSITRKALEAGELQNTEYKLEIDGRETWFNASLSKMDEERVLLVARDITAHKQAEEALRKSEEVLAQITTSIDDTIYSIDGRTAEFTYLSPVFERKLGYSISDIEKMGGRWAFLKQVVRSESPAGDDPVVADLQKHVVQEIPLSENWWRCKDGTLLYIEDKSVPIYDGERLVRIDGVLRDITEWKTAEDEKQRERILLRTLIDNTPYAVYIKDKECRKVTSNPTDVHLVGRNSEEEVLGKTDFEFFPREIAEKFFADDQAVIRDGKPVLNREEYLYDHEGKKHWLLTYKIPWVDAKGNIVGLVGMGVDITERKAVEEALRRSESELRTLFESMKDIILVLDKDGRFLRVAPTEDSLLYKPSSELMGKKSNEIFPREQADYFVDVIRKTLESGEPQNAEYSINIRGEEKWRTATVSPLTNDSVLWVARDITERKLMEKELRDSEKKYRELVENALVAVYRTTLSGRIIYANKAMADMLEYSSPMELISIRAYDLYRNIRERESFVQELRTLGETGKTNEVEWVTKTGKIRNVLLSASLDGEIISGMAKDITDIRMLEQQFLQTQKLEGLGNIAAGIAHDFNNILGVILGYADLLTQSAFDQKKFQRGTQAIMKSAERGKSLVKQLLTFARKTETTFESVQVNEIVSELEKLVEETFPKTVVITTELRNDLPVFSGDATQIHQVLLNICVNARDAMPRGGKLTISTNVVSCDTLLPVFPEASAGKYVEIRIEDNGTGMDEETRRRIFEPFFTTKEVGKGTGLGLSVAYGIMQSHRGFISVTSEPKKGSTFSIYFPVFEEPIENGVTIQQSPEEISGGTDTVLIIEDEEMLRDLLKAILEPKGYKVLAASDGQEAMQTFQKNKDQIAVVLSDLGLPKLSGEEIVSHIKRVNPEVKVIMASGFIDPEIRSVLEAAGVKDFIQKPYMANEVLKVVREAIDRGKV from the coding sequence ATGTTAAAGAACGCATCTTTCAACCTGATGTTGCGATCTGTTAGGGAGACCGTTTATTTAAGGAAGATTGGCAGTGATCCATCCCGTAGCAAGATAAGTTTTATCAGCGACAACGTAAAAAAACTTCTTGGCTACAAAGCAACAGATTTTGCAGAGAATCCCGGGCTCTGGATTTCTATCATTCACCCAGATGATGCAAGGCTTGTGGAGAGAGAAATCCAAAATGTTCTCACCAAAAAAGTTTCAAGCAAATCTAAAAAATCGATCCGGCTTACTTACAGGATTCGTCACAAGAAAACAAAAAGATATACTTGGGTTGAAGATGTTGTAACTCCGCAGTTCGATAAGAGCGGTCGAGGGGTTGGAATTGCAGGCTCGTTAACGGACATAAATGGGCAGAAGGAATCGGAATCATCCCCGGGAAAGGAAGTGTCCTCGACGTACATGTTTGAGAACGCGGCCTTCGGAATCTACCGCACCACTCCGGACGGGCGAATACTCTACGCTAATCGAGCACTGGTAAAAATGCTGGGGTTCGGAAGTTTAAGAGAATTAAAGGAACGCAATCTGAGTGAAGAAGGATTCGAGCCTCCCAGCACGCGCGAAGATTTTCTGCACCGCATAAGCAGTGAAGGGGTGGTCAGCGGATTTGAAGCAGTGTGGAAGAGGAAAGATGGGAACCTCCTTTTCGTTCGCGAGAGTGCACATGTCGTCCATGGCGAGGGCGGAATTTACTATGAGGGTACAGCCGAAGATATAACGGAAGTGAAATTAGCTCAAGAACGGATAGTCCGGCTGAATCAGATCTTGCGGACATTGTCCAATATTAATCAGCTTATCATAAGGAACTCGACTCCCGAGATCCTGTTCAACGAAGCTTGCCGCATTCTCGTGGAGGACGGAAAGTACCGCATGGCGTGGATCGGAGTTGTTGACGAAGGTCGTAAAGTGGTACACCCTATCGCGTGGAACGGGATAGACAGCGGGGCATTGAAAGAAATAATGATTGCTGCTGATGGAAAACCGGAGAAACACGGCTTGATTGTTGAGGCCATCCGAACGGGATTGGCCTCGGTCTCTAATGATTTAGAGAACGAATCGTTATACAAACTACGGCATGATGAAGAAAGAAGGCATGGCGTCCGTTCGGCGGGTGCTTTCCCGATACGAATCAGCGGCAATGTGGTCGGCGTCGTCAACGTTTTTGCCGGTTCGCCAAATAGCTTTTCTCAGGAAGAAGTTCACCTTTTGTCGGAACTCGCCGATGACATAGGATTTGCCCTATGGACGATCGAAGTGCGGGCAAGAGAGAAATCGACGTATGAGGCCATAAAGGACAGGGAGTTCTGGTTAAGCGAATCGCAGCGTGTTGCCAGGATCGGTTCTTACGTCTTCGATATCAAATCGGGAACGTATTCAACTTCACCGATGATCGATGAGATTTTAGGCGTCGATTCAGGATTCAAGCTTGACATAGATAATCTCATGAGCCTGGTCCATCCTGAGGAACGCGTGCAGCTTGCGGAATATTTCAAAGAGGTAATTTCCGAAAAAAAATCTTTCAATTTAGAATATCGGATCGTGAGACCCAGTGACAGGGTTGAGCGCTGGATGTGGTGTAGAGGAGAATTGATGCTTGATTCTGCCGGAGAGCCTGCAAGTTACTTCGGAACAATCCAAGATATCACAGACCGTAAGCGCGCGGAAGAGGCACAGGAGCGTGAGAGAATCTTGCTAAGGACCTTGATCGACCATTTGCCAAGCGCTGTATTCGTGAAGGACAAAGAATATCGAAAAACGATAGTCAATGATCAGCATGTGAAAAGTGTTGCCGCCCATCTCGGTCGCCTGGGACTGAACCCTGAACAGGACATTCTGGGTAAAACCGATTTCGATATCTATCCGAAGGAACTTGCAGAGAAATATCTTGAGGACGATCAAAAGATCATCCGTGACGGTGAGTCGATCCTGAACAAAGTGGAAACCGGCATCAAAGCAGATGGACGGCAGAGCTGGGTGTTAGTCTCAAAGGTCCCGCTTCGCGACAGGAATGGACAGATCGAAGGACTTGTCGGAATTACGACCGAGATAACTGCACAGAAGGAGGCGGAGGAGTTGCAGAAACGCGAGCGCATTCTCCTTAGAACCTTGATCGACAATTTGCCGCACTCGGTTTATGTGAAGGATAAAAACTACCATAAGATAATTGCGAATCCGGCTAATCTTGCTCACACAGGGTTAAAGTCCGAGGCAGAAATAATTGGTAAGACCGACTTTGACCTATTTCCAAAAGAAGAGGCGGAAAAATTCTTTATCGACGACCAGAGAGTCATCCGTGACGGGCGGCCAATCCTCAACAGAGAAGAATATGTCATTGATCCTGAGGGCAAAAAAATCTGGTTGCTCACAACAAAAGTACCTTTGAGGGACGAGGGTGGAACAATAGTTGGACTAATCGGCATCGGCATCGACATTACCGAGAGGAGAAGAGTGGAAGATATGCTGCGTGAGAGTGAAGAGCGCTTTCGCGCGATATTTGAAAACACCGCGATCGGTTTCTATCGTACCACACCGGATGGCCGAGTGCTTTTCGCCAATCCGGCCATGGTAAAAATTCTAGGCTTCCGAAATCTGGACGAATTGGTAAAATTCAATGTGGAAGAAGAAGGACATTATCAGGCCGCATATCCTCGCGCTAAGTTTCGTGAACTCATTGAACAGAAAGGATTTATAACGGGCCTCGAATCGAAGAAGATCAGACCTGATGGAAGCGTGTTCTGGGTGAGAGAAAATGCACGTGTTGTTTATGACACGGATGGCAAAGTAGCTTACTACGAAGGGACGCTTGAAGATATATCCGAACACAAGCAAGCTGAAGAAGCGCTGGAACGTGAGCGTGCACTTCTCAAGACTTTGATCGATAACTTGCCTTCCTCGGTATTTGTGAAAGATGGGGAATACAGGAAGACAGTCGTCAACAGAGCGCATGTGAGTCGCCTGTCGGAAGACACAAATCGTCCTGAGTTAGCCGAGTCAGAAATTCTGGGGAAGACCGATTTTGATCTTTATCCGAGAGAAGAGGCGGAAATTTACTTCCTTGACGATCAAAAGGTGCTCCAAGATGGACAGATTGTTTTAGACAGAGAAGAGCCGCGAACCTATTCAGATGGTAAGAAGCGCTGGATATCGGTTTCAAAAATTCCGATCAGAGCTAAGGCAGGCGAGATTGTCGGGCTCCTCGGGATCGTTTCGGATATCACCGAGCGCAAGCTTGCGGAAGAAGAGCGAGAGCGCGAGCGTATTCTCCTCAGGACTTTGATTGACAATATTCCGAACGCGATCTTTGTAAAGGACAAAGAATACCGAGAGGTTCTGGTGAACCGCGCTCATGTGCTGGCAGTGGGAAGCGTCCTCAAAAATATCGGCTCGACCTTTGACGACGATATCCTCGGTCGGACGGATTTTGAAGTGTATCCAAAAGAGATGGCCGAAAAGTTTTTCCTGGAGGATCGTAAAGTCATCGAGGATGGCATAGCTGTGATGGACAGGGAAGAATTCCGTGTCGACAAAAGTGGCAGCAAACACTGGGCGTTGGTAACAAAAATACCGCTGCGGGATGAAAAAGATAATATCAACGGTTTCGTGGGGATCACCACTGACATAACGAGCCAGAAAACAACCGAAGAGGCGCTCCGCGCATCCGAAGCCGAACTTCGTACTTTATTCGCTTCAATGAAAGATGTTGTGCTTGTTCTCGATAGCGATGGGAGATACGTAAAGGTAGCACCGACCGATCCTAAGTTGTTATACAAACCGGCTGCAGAACTGATTGGAAAGACTTTGCATGAAATTTTCAGTAAAGAGCAAGCCGACGAATTCTTGTCTATTACTCGAAAGGCGTTGGAAGCTGGCGAACTGCAGAACACGGAATACAAATTAGAAATCGACGGAAGGGAAACCTGGTTCAATGCAAGTCTCTCGAAGATGGATGAAGAAAGAGTTCTGCTGGTTGCGAGAGACATCACGGCTCACAAACAGGCAGAGGAAGCCCTGCGCAAATCGGAAGAGGTTCTGGCACAAATTACGACCTCTATCGATGACACAATTTATAGCATTGACGGACGGACGGCTGAATTCACTTATCTGAGTCCTGTCTTTGAACGAAAACTCGGATATTCTATTTCCGACATAGAGAAGATGGGTGGCAGATGGGCGTTCTTGAAGCAGGTGGTTCGATCCGAGAGTCCTGCTGGGGATGATCCCGTCGTTGCCGATTTACAAAAACACGTCGTTCAGGAAATACCCCTTTCGGAAAATTGGTGGAGGTGCAAAGACGGGACACTTCTCTATATCGAAGACAAGTCCGTTCCTATCTACGACGGGGAGCGATTGGTCAGAATAGACGGCGTTCTTCGAGATATTACCGAGTGGAAAACCGCGGAAGATGAAAAACAGCGCGAGCGCATCCTCCTCAGAACGCTGATAGACAATACTCCCTATGCGGTCTATATCAAGGATAAAGAATGCCGGAAGGTCACGTCCAACCCAACGGATGTTCACCTCGTGGGGCGCAACTCTGAGGAGGAAGTCCTTGGAAAAACCGATTTCGAATTTTTCCCCAGGGAGATTGCAGAGAAATTCTTTGCTGATGATCAGGCGGTCATTCGAGACGGCAAACCTGTCTTGAACAGGGAAGAATACTTGTACGACCATGAAGGGAAAAAGCATTGGCTGCTGACTTACAAGATTCCGTGGGTTGATGCAAAGGGAAACATCGTTGGACTTGTCGGAATGGGGGTTGATATCACTGAACGGAAGGCTGTCGAAGAGGCGTTACGTCGGTCGGAATCGGAATTGCGCACGCTCTTTGAGTCGATGAAAGATATAATCCTTGTACTCGACAAAGATGGCCGCTTCTTGAGGGTGGCCCCGACAGAAGATTCGCTATTATATAAGCCAAGTTCGGAACTCATGGGTAAGAAAAGCAATGAGATTTTCCCCAGAGAACAGGCAGACTATTTCGTCGATGTGATCCGTAAAACGCTCGAGAGCGGGGAACCTCAGAATGCGGAGTATTCCATAAACATTAGAGGAGAGGAAAAATGGCGAACGGCGACGGTGTCTCCATTGACGAATGATTCTGTGCTCTGGGTCGCGCGTGATATCACTGAAAGAAAATTGATGGAGAAAGAGCTTAGAGATTCGGAAAAGAAATACAGGGAGCTTGTGGAGAATGCGCTCGTGGCTGTTTACAGAACCACGTTGAGCGGAAGAATTATATACGCCAATAAAGCTATGGCGGATATGCTTGAATATAGTTCTCCAATGGAATTGATCTCAATTAGAGCTTATGATTTGTACAGAAATATCCGTGAAAGAGAATCCTTCGTCCAGGAACTGCGGACCCTTGGGGAAACTGGAAAAACAAATGAAGTCGAATGGGTTACAAAGACCGGGAAGATAAGAAACGTTCTTCTCAGTGCATCTTTGGATGGTGAAATAATATCGGGAATGGCAAAAGATATAACCGACATCAGAATGCTGGAGCAGCAGTTCCTGCAAACTCAAAAGTTGGAAGGCCTCGGCAACATAGCGGCGGGAATCGCGCATGACTTTAATAATATACTCGGCGTCATTCTCGGATATGCCGACCTGTTAACCCAGTCGGCATTTGATCAGAAAAAGTTCCAGCGCGGGACTCAGGCGATAATGAAATCTGCGGAGCGCGGCAAGTCGCTGGTGAAACAACTTCTGACATTCGCCCGAAAAACCGAGACAACTTTTGAGTCTGTTCAGGTGAATGAAATAGTTTCGGAATTAGAAAAACTTGTGGAAGAAACATTTCCCAAGACAGTAGTGATAACCACGGAGCTCCGGAATGACCTGCCGGTTTTCTCCGGTGATGCGACTCAAATTCATCAGGTGCTTTTGAATATTTGTGTGAATGCAAGAGACGCTATGCCAAGAGGGGGTAAGCTGACCATATCCACAAATGTGGTCTCGTGTGATACGCTGCTTCCCGTGTTTCCGGAAGCCTCTGCCGGCAAATACGTTGAAATACGTATCGAAGACAACGGAACGGGAATGGACGAAGAGACACGACGCAGGATCTTCGAACCATTTTTTACAACCAAAGAAGTAGGCAAGGGGACCGGACTCGGACTCTCCGTCGCTTATGGAATAATGCAGAGTCACAGAGGGTTTATCAGTGTCACGAGTGAGCCCAAGAAAGGATCGACGTTCTCCATTTATTTCCCGGTTTTCGAAGAACCCATTGAGAACGGTGTAACGATTCAACAGTCGCCGGAAGAAATATCTGGAGGGACAGATACCGTATTGATTATCGAGGATGAAGAGATGCTGAGAGACTTGCTTAAAGCGATACTCGAGCCCAAAGGATATAAAGTTTTAGCTGCGAGCGACGGACAGGAAGCCATGCAGACATTTCAAAAGAACAAGGATCAAATAGCCGTCGTTTTATCCGACCTCGGACTTCCGAAGTTGAGCGGTGAAGAAATAGTGTCGCATATCAAGCGTGTAAACCCTGAAGTCAAAGTCATAATGGCGAGCGGTTTTATTGATCCGGAGATCAGGTCAGTACTCGAAGCGGCAGGCGTCAAAGACTTTATTCAAAAACCTTATATGGCTAACGAAGTGCTGAAGGTGGTACGCGAGGCAATCGATAGAGGAAAAGTCTGA